A region of Pseudomonas sp. Marseille-Q3773 DNA encodes the following proteins:
- the rne gene encoding ribonuclease E has product MKRMLINATQPEELRVALVDGQRLYDLDIESGAREQKKANIYKGKITRIEPSLEAAFVDFGSERHGFLPLKEISREYFKKAPEGRVNIKEVLSEGQEVIVQVEKEERGNKGAALTTFISLAGRYLVLMPNNPRAGGISRRIEGEERNELREALNGLTVPGDMGLIVRTAGLGRSSEEMQWDLDYLLQLWTAIKEASQDRAAPFLIYQESNVIIRAIRDYLRQDIGEVLIDSIDAQEEALTFIRQVMPQYASKVKLYEDSVPLFNRFQIESQIETAFQRVVDLPSGGSIVIDPTEALVSIDINSARATKGSDIEETALQTNLEAAEEIARQLRLRDIGGLIVIDFIDMTPAKNQRAVEERVRECLEADRARVQVGRISRFGLLEMSRQRLRPSLGESSGIVCPRCSGTGIIRDVESLSLAILRLIEEEALKDRTAEVRAQVPIPVAAFLLNEKRNSITKIELRTRARIIILPNDHLETPHFEVQRLRDDNPEVLSNQSSYEIAAAEAEEAPQPTATRTLVRQEAAVKTAPARANAPVPTAVEEPQPAAPATPAPSAPEPSLFKGLVKSLVSLFAGKEEPAAAPVAPAAEKPATERSSRNEERRNGRQQSRNRNGRRDEERKPREERAERAPREERQPREERAPREERAPREERAPREERAPREERASRQPREDRRGNRGEERVRELREPLDATPVEREERQPREERVAREERAPREERAPREERAPREDRAPREERAPREERTPREERAPREERAPREERAPREERTPREDRAPREERAPREERAPRPPREERQPRTAEEAAVQAAELAEEQLPNEELLQDDQEGTDGERPRRRSRGQRRRSNRRERQRNVNGELIEGSEEEGHEEQPQAHQATELGAELAAGLAVTAAVASSNISAEAEAQANQQAEQATAEVAAAETDNSEAARPAEQAEAAAKADEVAVAPVVEQPFSEPVAAVEASAEPVVEVTPQPVVETAPAAEPVVTEAAVEAPAVEAGEIEQAPAVVEAAPVAEQPAPVVEAQPAVTAAEPAPVVVEPAPVAAPVAAEPATVMLANGRAPNDPREVRRRKREAEAAAKAAQEAATKAEEPALESTDEQKPHHG; this is encoded by the coding sequence ATGAAAAGAATGCTGATTAACGCAACTCAACCCGAAGAGTTGCGTGTAGCCCTGGTGGACGGCCAACGTCTCTACGACCTGGACATCGAGTCCGGCGCGCGTGAGCAGAAAAAGGCCAACATCTACAAAGGCAAGATCACCCGCATCGAACCCAGCCTCGAAGCCGCCTTCGTCGACTTCGGCTCCGAACGTCACGGCTTCCTGCCGCTGAAAGAAATCTCCCGCGAATACTTCAAGAAGGCCCCCGAAGGGCGGGTCAACATCAAGGAAGTGCTGAGCGAAGGCCAGGAAGTCATCGTCCAGGTCGAGAAGGAAGAGCGCGGCAACAAAGGCGCCGCCCTCACCACCTTCATCAGCCTGGCCGGCCGCTACCTGGTGCTGATGCCCAACAATCCGCGTGCCGGTGGCATCTCCCGCCGCATCGAGGGCGAGGAACGCAACGAACTGCGCGAAGCCCTGAACGGCCTGACCGTACCGGGCGACATGGGCCTGATCGTGCGCACCGCCGGCCTTGGCCGCAGCAGCGAAGAAATGCAGTGGGACCTCGATTACCTGCTGCAGCTGTGGACCGCCATCAAGGAAGCGTCCCAGGACCGCGCCGCGCCGTTCCTGATCTACCAGGAAAGCAACGTCATCATCCGCGCCATCCGCGACTACCTGCGCCAGGACATCGGCGAAGTGCTGATCGACAGCATCGACGCCCAGGAAGAAGCGCTGACCTTCATCCGCCAGGTGATGCCGCAGTACGCAAGCAAGGTCAAGTTGTACGAAGACAGCGTGCCGCTGTTCAACCGCTTCCAGATCGAAAGCCAGATCGAGACTGCCTTCCAGCGCGTGGTCGACCTGCCATCCGGCGGTTCGATCGTGATCGACCCCACCGAAGCCCTGGTGTCCATCGACATCAACTCGGCGCGTGCGACCAAAGGCAGCGACATCGAAGAAACCGCCCTGCAGACCAACCTGGAAGCGGCCGAGGAAATTGCCCGCCAGCTGCGCCTGCGTGACATCGGCGGCCTGATCGTCATCGACTTCATCGACATGACCCCGGCGAAGAACCAGCGTGCCGTGGAAGAACGCGTCCGCGAATGCCTGGAAGCCGACCGCGCCCGCGTCCAGGTCGGCCGCATCTCGCGCTTCGGCCTGCTGGAGATGTCCCGCCAGCGCCTGCGTCCGTCGCTGGGCGAAAGCAGCGGCATCGTCTGCCCGCGTTGCTCCGGCACCGGCATCATCCGCGACGTCGAGTCGCTGTCGCTGGCCATCCTGCGCCTGATCGAAGAAGAAGCCCTGAAAGACCGCACCGCCGAAGTGCGCGCCCAGGTGCCGATCCCGGTAGCCGCGTTCCTGCTCAACGAGAAGCGCAACTCGATCACCAAGATCGAACTGCGCACCCGTGCACGCATCATCATCCTGCCGAACGACCACCTGGAAACCCCGCACTTCGAAGTCCAGCGCCTGCGCGACGACAACCCGGAAGTGCTGAGCAACCAGTCCAGCTACGAAATCGCCGCTGCCGAAGCCGAAGAAGCGCCGCAGCCAACCGCGACCCGCACCCTGGTACGCCAGGAAGCCGCGGTGAAGACCGCCCCGGCACGCGCCAATGCGCCGGTTCCGACCGCCGTTGAAGAGCCGCAGCCAGCCGCACCGGCCACCCCTGCGCCGAGCGCGCCGGAGCCGAGCCTGTTCAAGGGCCTGGTGAAATCGCTGGTCAGCCTGTTCGCCGGCAAGGAAGAACCTGCCGCCGCACCGGTCGCACCAGCAGCCGAGAAACCGGCTACCGAGCGCAGCTCGCGCAACGAGGAACGCCGCAACGGCCGCCAGCAGAGCCGCAACCGCAACGGCCGCCGCGACGAGGAACGCAAGCCACGCGAAGAGCGTGCCGAGCGTGCACCACGTGAAGAGCGCCAGCCACGTGAGGAACGTGCTCCGCGCGAAGAGCGTGCGCCACGTGAAGAACGCGCCCCACGCGAAGAGCGTGCTCCGCGTGAAGAACGTGCCTCACGCCAGCCACGCGAAGACCGCCGTGGCAACCGTGGCGAAGAGCGCGTACGTGAACTGCGTGAGCCGCTGGACGCCACCCCGGTCGAGCGCGAGGAGCGCCAGCCGCGTGAAGAACGTGTAGCCCGCGAAGAGCGTGCACCGCGTGAGGAACGCGCACCACGTGAAGAGCGTGCTCCGCGTGAAGATCGCGCCCCTCGCGAAGAGCGTGCCCCACGTGAAGAACGCACCCCTCGCGAAGAGCGTGCTCCGCGTGAAGAGCGTGCTCCGCGTGAAGAGCGTGCTCCGCGAGAAGAACGCACTCCTCGTGAAGACCGTGCTCCACGTGAAGAGCGTGCGCCACGCGAAGAACGCGCCCCACGCCCGCCACGCGAAGAGCGCCAGCCACGCACAGCCGAAGAAGCGGCCGTGCAGGCTGCCGAGCTGGCCGAAGAGCAACTGCCGAACGAGGAGCTGCTGCAGGACGACCAGGAAGGCACCGATGGCGAGCGCCCACGCCGCCGCTCCCGTGGCCAGCGTCGTCGCAGCAACCGTCGTGAGCGTCAGCGCAACGTCAATGGCGAGCTGATCGAAGGCAGCGAAGAAGAAGGCCACGAAGAGCAGCCACAAGCGCATCAGGCCACCGAGCTGGGTGCCGAGCTGGCCGCCGGTCTGGCCGTGACTGCCGCTGTTGCCAGCAGCAACATCAGCGCCGAAGCCGAAGCCCAGGCCAACCAGCAGGCCGAGCAGGCTACCGCTGAAGTCGCCGCCGCAGAAACCGACAACAGCGAAGCTGCCCGGCCTGCAGAGCAGGCCGAAGCAGCCGCCAAGGCGGACGAAGTTGCAGTGGCACCTGTGGTCGAGCAACCGTTCAGCGAGCCTGTGGCCGCAGTCGAGGCAAGCGCCGAGCCAGTGGTTGAGGTCACTCCGCAACCAGTGGTTGAAACCGCGCCTGCTGCCGAGCCTGTGGTTACCGAAGCCGCGGTCGAAGCGCCTGCCGTCGAGGCCGGTGAAATCGAACAGGCTCCGGCCGTGGTCGAAGCCGCCCCGGTTGCCGAGCAGCCTGCGCCGGTTGTCGAAGCCCAGCCAGCAGTAACAGCCGCGGAGCCAGCCCCGGTGGTCGTCGAGCCTGCACCGGTCGCAGCCCCTGTCGCGGCAGAGCCTGCCACTGTCATGCTGGCCAACGGCCGCGCACCGAACGACCCACGTGAAGTGCGTCGCCGCAAACGTGAGGCCGAGGCGGCTGCCAAAGCCGCACAGGAAGCTGCTACAAAGGCCGAGGAACCAGCCCTGGAATCCACCGATGAGCAAAAGCCTCATCACGGTTGA
- the rpmF gene encoding 50S ribosomal protein L32, producing the protein MAVQQNKKSRSARDMRRSHDALSENALSVEKTTGEVHLRHHVSPEGVYRGRKVIDKGADE; encoded by the coding sequence ATGGCTGTTCAGCAGAACAAAAAATCCCGCTCTGCCCGTGACATGCGCCGTTCGCACGACGCCCTGTCGGAAAACGCGCTGTCGGTAGAGAAAACCACCGGTGAAGTACACCTGCGCCACCACGTTTCGCCAGAAGGCGTATACCGTGGTCGCAAAGTGATCGACAAGGGCGCTGACGAGTAA
- a CDS encoding HAD family hydrolase, whose translation MKKGYELLIFDWDGTLADSIGRIVEAMNAAAERAGEAQSSDDAVKGIIGLALGEAIHTLYPHLAPAQVESFRQHYADIYMALDQQPSPLFDGVVESLDAFRAEGYRLAVATGKARRGLDRVLKANGLEQFFDITRAADETRGKPHPRMLEEILGHCAVEPGRALMVGDSAFDLQMASNAGMHSAAVGYGAMSLQALAEFGPQVCLDHFSQLREWLGGSAIPFPR comes from the coding sequence ATGAAAAAGGGCTATGAGCTACTGATCTTCGATTGGGATGGTACGCTGGCCGACTCCATCGGGCGCATCGTCGAGGCCATGAACGCCGCCGCCGAGCGTGCCGGCGAGGCGCAAAGCAGCGATGATGCGGTCAAGGGCATCATCGGCCTGGCCCTGGGCGAGGCGATCCACACCCTGTACCCGCACCTGGCGCCTGCGCAAGTCGAAAGCTTCCGTCAGCACTATGCCGATATCTACATGGCCCTGGACCAGCAGCCCTCGCCGCTGTTCGATGGTGTGGTGGAGTCGCTGGATGCCTTCCGTGCCGAGGGTTACCGCCTGGCTGTGGCCACCGGCAAGGCACGCCGTGGGCTGGATCGGGTGCTCAAGGCCAATGGGCTGGAGCAGTTCTTCGACATCACCCGCGCCGCCGACGAGACCCGCGGCAAGCCGCACCCGCGCATGCTCGAGGAAATCCTCGGTCATTGCGCAGTCGAACCGGGGCGCGCGCTGATGGTTGGCGACTCGGCGTTCGACCTGCAGATGGCCAGCAATGCCGGCATGCATTCGGCGGCCGTGGGCTATGGTGCCATGTCGCTGCAGGCGCTGGCCGAGTTCGGGCCGCAGGTGTGCCTCGATCACTTTTCCCAGTTACGCGAGTGGCTGGGCGGTTCCGCAATCCCTTTTCCAAGGTAG
- the fabG gene encoding 3-oxoacyl-ACP reductase FabG translates to MSLQGKVALVTGASRGIGQAIALELGRQGATVIGTATSASGAERIAATLKEHGITGTGMELNVTSAESVEAVLAAIGEQFGAPAILVNNAGITRDNLMLRMKDDEWFDVIDTNLNSLYRLSKGVLRGMTKARWGRIISIGSVVGAMGNAGQANYAAAKAGLEGFSRALAREVGSRGITVNSVTPGFIDTDMTRELPQAQREALQTQIPLGRLGQADEIAKVVSFLASDGAAYVTGATVPVNGGMYM, encoded by the coding sequence ATGAGCCTGCAAGGTAAAGTTGCACTGGTCACCGGCGCCAGCCGTGGCATTGGCCAGGCCATCGCCCTCGAGCTGGGTCGCCAGGGCGCGACCGTAATCGGTACCGCCACCTCGGCTTCCGGCGCCGAGCGCATCGCCGCCACCCTGAAAGAGCACGGCATCACCGGTACCGGCATGGAACTGAACGTGACCAGCGCGGAGTCGGTCGAGGCTGTGCTGGCCGCCATCGGCGAACAGTTCGGCGCCCCTGCCATCCTGGTCAACAACGCCGGCATCACCCGTGACAACCTCATGCTGCGCATGAAGGACGACGAGTGGTTCGACGTGATCGATACCAACCTGAACAGCCTCTACCGTCTGTCCAAGGGCGTGCTGCGTGGCATGACCAAGGCGCGTTGGGGTCGTATCATCAGCATCGGCTCGGTCGTCGGTGCCATGGGTAACGCCGGCCAGGCCAACTACGCGGCCGCCAAGGCGGGCCTCGAAGGTTTCAGCCGCGCCCTGGCGCGTGAAGTGGGCTCGCGTGGCATCACCGTCAACTCGGTGACCCCGGGCTTCATCGACACCGACATGACCCGCGAACTGCCGCAAGCGCAGCGTGAAGCGCTGCAGACCCAGATCCCGCTGGGTCGCCTGGGCCAGGCCGACGAAATCGCCAAGGTGGTTTCGTTCCTGGCGTCCGACGGCGCAGCCTACGTAACCGGCGCTACCGTGCCGGTCAACGGCGGGATGTACATGTAA
- the plsX gene encoding phosphate acyltransferase PlsX — protein sequence MSAQIIAIDAMGGDFGPRSIVQASIACLSATPSLHLTLVGQPSLLEDLVSGLAAADRARLQIVAASEVVGMDERPSQALRGKPDSSMRIALELVRDGKAHACVSAGNTGALMALSRFVLKTLPGIDRPAMVAAIPTQSGYCQLLDLGANVDCSAENLYQFAVMGSVAAQALGVHRPRVALLNIGTEDIKGNQQVKLAASLLQNARGLNYVGFVEGDGLYRGEADVVVCDGFVGNILLKSSEGLATMIGARIEQLFKGGLLSRAAGAMAMPLLKRLQADLAPARHNGASFLGLQGIVIKSHGSAGVQGFQSAIQRALIEIQENLPQRLHGRLEDLLP from the coding sequence TTGTCCGCTCAGATCATCGCGATCGACGCAATGGGCGGGGACTTCGGTCCCCGCAGCATTGTCCAGGCTAGCATTGCCTGCCTTTCGGCTACTCCCTCGCTGCACCTGACCCTCGTCGGTCAACCCTCCCTCCTTGAAGATCTTGTCAGCGGCCTTGCGGCTGCGGATCGCGCGCGCCTGCAGATTGTGGCCGCCAGCGAGGTGGTCGGCATGGACGAGCGGCCCTCCCAGGCGTTGCGCGGCAAGCCCGATTCGTCGATGCGCATTGCTCTCGAACTGGTGCGCGACGGCAAGGCCCATGCCTGCGTCAGTGCTGGCAACACCGGCGCGCTGATGGCGCTGTCGCGGTTCGTGCTCAAGACCCTGCCGGGGATCGATCGGCCTGCCATGGTGGCTGCGATCCCGACCCAGTCTGGCTATTGCCAGCTGCTCGACCTGGGGGCCAACGTCGATTGCAGCGCCGAAAACCTCTATCAGTTTGCCGTGATGGGCTCGGTGGCCGCGCAGGCGTTGGGTGTGCACAGGCCGCGTGTGGCGCTGTTGAACATCGGCACCGAAGACATCAAGGGCAACCAGCAGGTCAAGTTGGCGGCCAGCCTGCTGCAGAACGCCCGCGGGCTCAACTACGTCGGCTTCGTCGAAGGCGATGGGTTGTATCGCGGCGAGGCCGATGTGGTGGTCTGCGACGGGTTCGTTGGCAACATCCTGCTCAAGTCCAGCGAAGGCTTGGCAACCATGATCGGTGCACGCATCGAGCAGTTGTTCAAGGGTGGCCTGTTGTCGCGGGCCGCTGGCGCCATGGCGATGCCGCTGCTCAAGCGCCTGCAGGCCGATCTGGCGCCGGCGCGGCACAATGGGGCGAGCTTTCTCGGGTTGCAGGGCATCGTCATCAAGAGCCATGGCTCGGCGGGTGTGCAGGGCTTCCAGAGTGCCATCCAGCGGGCGTTGATCGAGATCCAGGAAAACCTGCCGCAGCGCTTGCACGGGCGGCTGGAGGACCTGTTGCCTTGA
- the acpP gene encoding acyl carrier protein: MSNIEERVKKIVAEQLGVKEEEVTLEKSFVDDLGADSLDTVELVMALEEEFETEIPDEEAEKITTVQAAVDYVKAHQA; encoded by the coding sequence ATGAGCAACATCGAAGAACGCGTCAAGAAAATCGTCGCCGAGCAACTGGGCGTCAAGGAAGAGGAAGTGACTCTCGAGAAGTCCTTCGTCGATGACCTGGGTGCCGATTCGCTTGACACCGTTGAGCTGGTGATGGCTCTGGAAGAGGAATTCGAGACCGAAATCCCTGACGAAGAAGCCGAGAAGATCACTACCGTTCAAGCTGCCGTAGACTACGTCAAAGCCCACCAGGCCTAA
- a CDS encoding YceD family protein translates to MLNDPIPPHVDPRKLADRGVTLNGSLQLADLERLCDPLSDNVGTVQAKFDFERDEQHVVVIHSELDVEVKMVCQRCLELVTLPIHSECTYAVVKEGANTQSLPKGYDVLELGEDPLDLQALIEEELLLALPIVPAHHPEECQQPAGADEPESSKDEVSRSNPFSVLAQLKRDPNV, encoded by the coding sequence ATGTTGAATGACCCGATTCCACCTCACGTTGACCCGCGCAAATTGGCTGATCGTGGCGTAACCCTCAACGGTTCGCTGCAACTCGCTGATTTGGAAAGACTCTGCGACCCGCTTTCCGACAATGTCGGTACGGTGCAGGCGAAGTTCGATTTTGAACGAGATGAACAGCACGTGGTGGTTATCCACAGCGAGCTGGACGTCGAGGTCAAGATGGTTTGCCAGCGTTGTCTTGAGCTGGTCACCCTGCCGATCCACAGCGAATGCACATACGCCGTGGTGAAGGAGGGTGCGAATACCCAGTCGTTGCCGAAAGGCTATGACGTGCTGGAACTGGGCGAAGATCCATTGGATCTGCAGGCATTGATCGAGGAGGAGCTTCTGCTCGCCTTGCCGATCGTGCCTGCTCACCATCCGGAAGAATGCCAGCAGCCGGCGGGCGCAGACGAGCCCGAATCGAGCAAGGACGAGGTATCGCGGTCCAACCCGTTCAGTGTTTTGGCGCAGTTAAAGCGTGACCCAAACGTTTAG
- the rluC gene encoding 23S rRNA pseudouridine(955/2504/2580) synthase RluC, translating to MTTNTPPTSGVQLIEVAPELAGQRIDNFLITALKGVPKTLVYRILRKGEVRVNKGRVKPEYKIQAGDIVRVPPVRLPERDEPAPVAQGLLQRLEAAIVYEDKALIVMNKPAGIAVHGGSGLSFGVIEALRQLRPDAKELELVHRLDRDTSGLLMIAKKRSMLRHLHAALRGDGVDKRYMALVRGHWPTSKKQVSAPLLKSNLRSGERMVEVNDEGKEALTLFRVLRRFGEFATIVEARPVTGRTHQIRVHTLHAGHMIAGDSKYGDEDFSREIRELGGKRLFLHAYALTVPLPDGGELKLEAPVDEVWAKTVERLSAS from the coding sequence ATGACGACCAATACCCCTCCGACTTCCGGCGTTCAGCTGATCGAAGTCGCGCCGGAACTTGCCGGCCAACGCATCGACAATTTCCTCATCACGGCCCTCAAGGGCGTGCCCAAGACGCTGGTCTACCGAATCCTGCGCAAGGGTGAAGTGCGGGTCAACAAGGGGCGGGTCAAGCCGGAGTACAAGATCCAGGCTGGCGACATCGTGCGGGTACCGCCCGTCCGCCTGCCCGAGCGTGACGAGCCGGCGCCGGTGGCCCAGGGGCTGCTGCAGCGTCTGGAAGCCGCCATCGTCTATGAAGACAAGGCGCTGATCGTGATGAACAAGCCGGCCGGCATCGCCGTGCACGGCGGCAGCGGCCTGAGCTTTGGCGTGATCGAGGCACTGCGCCAGCTGCGCCCGGATGCCAAGGAGCTGGAACTGGTGCATCGCCTGGACCGCGACACCTCCGGCCTGCTGATGATCGCCAAGAAACGCAGCATGCTGCGCCACCTGCATGCCGCATTGCGCGGCGACGGTGTCGACAAGCGCTACATGGCGCTGGTGCGCGGCCACTGGCCAACGTCGAAGAAGCAGGTCAGCGCGCCGTTGCTCAAGAGCAACCTGCGCTCCGGCGAACGCATGGTCGAAGTGAACGATGAGGGCAAGGAGGCGTTGACCCTGTTCCGCGTGCTGCGCCGCTTTGGCGAGTTCGCCACTATTGTGGAGGCGCGTCCGGTCACCGGCCGCACCCACCAGATTCGCGTGCACACCCTGCATGCCGGGCACATGATCGCCGGCGACAGCAAGTACGGCGATGAAGACTTCAGTCGCGAAATTCGCGAGCTGGGTGGCAAGCGCCTGTTCCTGCATGCCTATGCGCTGACCGTGCCGCTGCCGGACGGTGGCGAGCTGAAGCTCGAGGCGCCGGTGGATGAGGTGTGGGCCAAAACCGTTGAGCGTCTGAGTGCATCCTGA
- the fabD gene encoding ACP S-malonyltransferase — protein MSASLAFVFPGQGSQSLGMLAELGAEKPVIIETFKEASEALGYDLWKLVQEGPEEQLNQTDKTQPAILTASIALWRLWLEEGGAKPAFVSGHSLGEYSALVAAGSISLKDAVRLVERRGQLMQEAVPAGHGAMAAILGLDDAVVVEICAEAAEDEVVSAVNFNSPGQVVIAGNKAAVDRAMELCKAKGAKRALPLAVSVPSHCALMKPAAERFADAVNAIEWKAPQIPVVQNVTATVAADLDALKQDLLAQLYQPVRWVECVQTLAANGAVNLVECGPGKVLAGLNKRCADGVTTYNLNTPDAVAATRAALA, from the coding sequence ATGTCTGCATCTCTCGCATTCGTCTTTCCCGGTCAAGGTTCCCAGTCGCTGGGCATGCTCGCCGAGCTCGGCGCCGAGAAGCCAGTGATCATCGAAACCTTCAAGGAAGCTTCCGAGGCACTCGGTTACGACCTGTGGAAGCTGGTCCAGGAAGGCCCGGAAGAACAACTCAACCAGACCGACAAGACCCAGCCGGCGATTCTCACCGCGTCCATTGCGCTGTGGCGCCTGTGGCTGGAAGAAGGCGGCGCAAAGCCCGCTTTCGTTTCCGGTCACAGCCTGGGTGAATACAGTGCCTTGGTCGCTGCGGGCAGCATCAGCCTGAAAGACGCCGTGCGCCTGGTCGAACGTCGTGGCCAGCTGATGCAGGAAGCCGTGCCGGCCGGCCATGGCGCCATGGCCGCCATTCTTGGTCTGGACGACGCCGTGGTGGTTGAGATCTGCGCCGAAGCGGCCGAAGACGAGGTGGTCAGCGCGGTCAACTTCAACTCGCCAGGCCAGGTGGTCATCGCCGGCAACAAGGCCGCGGTGGACCGTGCCATGGAGCTGTGCAAGGCCAAGGGTGCCAAGCGCGCCCTGCCACTGGCGGTCAGCGTGCCGTCGCACTGCGCGCTGATGAAGCCGGCTGCCGAGCGCTTTGCCGACGCGGTCAACGCCATCGAGTGGAAGGCCCCGCAGATTCCGGTCGTGCAGAACGTCACCGCGACCGTTGCCGCTGACCTCGACGCCCTCAAGCAGGACCTGCTGGCGCAGCTGTACCAGCCGGTGCGCTGGGTCGAGTGCGTGCAGACCCTGGCGGCCAACGGTGCCGTCAACCTGGTCGAGTGCGGCCCCGGCAAGGTGCTGGCTGGCCTGAACAAGCGTTGCGCCGACGGTGTGACCACCTACAACCTCAACACCCCTGACGCCGTCGCCGCCACCCGCGCGGCGCTGGCCTGA
- a CDS encoding nucleoside triphosphate pyrophosphatase encodes MLPLLLASSSAYRRELLARLRLPFTWASPDIDEQRLDGEPAAELVRRLARQKAEALAGSHPAHLIIGSDQVAVLGEQVLGKPHTFERACEQLLESSGQQVSFLTGLALLNSATGACQVDCVPFTVTLRELSREQVERYVAAEQPLDCAGSFKAEGLGVSLFQSTHGCDATSLIGLPLIRLVDMLTKEGVVIP; translated from the coding sequence ATGCTTCCCCTGCTACTGGCTTCCAGCTCTGCCTATCGCCGCGAACTGCTCGCACGCCTGCGCCTGCCTTTCACCTGGGCAAGCCCTGACATAGACGAACAGCGCCTGGATGGCGAACCGGCGGCAGAGCTGGTGCGCCGGCTGGCCAGACAAAAGGCAGAGGCGCTGGCGGGCAGCCACCCCGCGCACCTGATCATTGGTTCGGACCAGGTCGCAGTGCTGGGCGAACAGGTACTGGGCAAGCCGCACACCTTCGAGCGCGCATGCGAACAGCTGCTGGAGAGCAGCGGGCAACAAGTGAGCTTTCTGACCGGGCTGGCATTGCTCAACAGCGCCACGGGAGCATGCCAGGTGGACTGCGTGCCGTTTACCGTGACCTTGCGTGAACTGAGCCGCGAGCAGGTGGAGCGCTATGTGGCGGCAGAGCAGCCGCTGGATTGCGCTGGCAGCTTCAAGGCGGAGGGGCTGGGGGTGAGCCTGTTCCAGAGCACGCACGGGTGTGATGCGACCAGCCTGATCGGGCTGCCTTTGATTCGGCTGGTGGATATGCTGACCAAGGAAGGCGTGGTCATTCCCTGA
- a CDS encoding S49 family peptidase, giving the protein MADEWKAPEAEPEEREARKSWQLLEKTLLANVQEHRRSRRWGIFFKLLTFVYLFGILALFTPLMDMDKAASRSVSHTALVEVRGMIADQEPASADNIVKSLREAFKDSKTKAVVMRINSPGGSPVQAGYVYDEIRRLRAEYPAIKLYAVIADLGASGAYYIASAADEIYADKASLVGSIGVTAAGYGFVGTMEKLGVERRAYTSGEHKAFLDPFSPEKPEETRFWQGVLDTTHKQFIAMVKQGRGERLKDKEHPELFSGLVWSGEQAKELGLVDGLGSASYVAREIVGEKELVDFTVQESPLDRFSKRVGASVAEHLAMWMGFQGPQLR; this is encoded by the coding sequence ATGGCAGACGAATGGAAAGCCCCTGAGGCCGAACCCGAGGAGCGCGAAGCGCGCAAAAGCTGGCAGTTGCTGGAAAAGACCCTGCTGGCGAACGTTCAGGAACATCGCCGGTCGCGTCGCTGGGGGATCTTCTTCAAGCTGCTGACCTTCGTCTATCTGTTCGGCATCCTGGCGTTGTTCACGCCGTTGATGGACATGGACAAGGCCGCGTCGCGCAGTGTCAGCCACACCGCACTGGTCGAAGTGCGCGGGATGATTGCCGATCAGGAACCCGCCAGCGCCGACAATATCGTCAAGAGCCTGCGCGAGGCGTTCAAGGACAGCAAGACCAAGGCCGTGGTGATGCGCATCAACAGCCCGGGGGGCAGTCCGGTGCAGGCGGGCTATGTGTATGACGAAATCCGCCGCCTGCGCGCCGAGTACCCGGCCATCAAGCTGTACGCGGTTATCGCGGACCTGGGGGCTTCCGGCGCCTACTACATCGCCAGTGCGGCGGACGAGATCTACGCCGACAAGGCCAGCCTGGTGGGATCCATCGGCGTGACGGCGGCGGGCTACGGATTTGTCGGTACCATGGAGAAGCTGGGTGTCGAGCGGCGTGCCTATACCTCAGGCGAGCACAAGGCCTTCCTCGACCCGTTTTCGCCGGAAAAACCCGAGGAGACCCGGTTCTGGCAGGGGGTACTGGACACCACCCACAAGCAATTCATCGCCATGGTCAAGCAGGGGCGTGGCGAACGCCTGAAGGACAAGGAGCACCCGGAGCTGTTCAGCGGCCTGGTCTGGTCGGGTGAGCAGGCCAAGGAGCTGGGGCTGGTCGATGGGCTCGGCAGTGCCAGCTACGTGGCGCGCGAGATCGTCGGCGAGAAAGAGCTGGTGGATTTCACCGTGCAGGAATCGCCGCTTGACCGCTTCTCCAAGCGCGTAGGGGCCAGCGTGGCCGAGCACCTGGCGATGTGGATGGGGTTCCAGGGGCCGCAGTTGCGCTGA